GAACCTTCTCCACGGAGATATTTTTCTACAGCAGCTATTTTTTCTGTTCCTGATATTTTTGATTTGTGAGACACAAAAATACTCCTCCTTGTAAATAAACAGTTTTATTATTTAAACTGTCTACCACAAGGGGAGCATATCACTCCGTTAGTCTCTTTTTCTTGTCCAAAATAAGCATTTTGTCGGACACGTTCCATGCTGCTTCATGGTATAATTAACAGTATTTAGAAGTGGGAGTGTAAATCATGGGATTATTAAAAATACATAAAGTTGGATTGATTTTACTTTTGGCTTTGCTATTCAATGGATTCACTGGAGCAGAGGTTCAGGCTTCAGCTACAGTATCTGAATTAACGGTCGAACAGCGACTAGACATTCACTTTAAAGACATGCAGCAAGCACCTTGGGCGGAGTCCGAGATACGAAAGCTTACGATTCGTGGAGTACTAGGCGGTTTCCCGGACGGTACGTATCGTCCAAACGCACCAATTAAGAAAGTGGAAGCCATCGTTATGGCCGTACGCGCCCTAGGTCTGGAAGAGGATGCAAAAGATTTTGCATCGAGATCAGACTCCTTATTCTATCCGTTAGAGGGACAAGGCCTAGAGTGGGCCCGTGGGTATTTGCGCGCTGCTTGGAGTAACGGTTTAATTACGGGATACATGCAAGAGTTGAGTTGGTACGACCCTGCCGATCGGGCGTGGATGGCGAAGTTGATGGTGCGAACTATCCGCAAAGAACAGCAAGCAATAGAGAATCGTTTTCCACTGTACTTCCAAGATCGACAGAAAATACTTCCGAACCAAACAGGCTACATCAATGTTGTGCAAATGGAGGGATTGATGGCGGGGTATCCAGATAACACATTTCGTCCCGATGCCACGATGACCCGTGCAGAACTGGCGGTCTTATTTGACAATTATTTCGAAAAATATATGAATGACTATACGTTGAAAAAAATCCAGTACGCGACAATTGAAGACTTCCAACATAGTTCGGGAGATATCATCATCCGCACAATGGATAAGGGACTACGAAAAGTAAAGGTTAATCTGAAAGCGCCGATTTTTTATGAATCACAAAATATACAGAATTCTCGCCCGCAAAAAAGAAGTTATTCACAGCTACAAAAGGGACAGCAAATATCAGGGCTTTTATATGGCGAGCAACTGGTATTCGTTACAATTCAGCAGGAAGGTTTATTAGATTCTTTTACGGCACCTACGCCAGATTATTCGTTTACTTTTGAGCGCGAGCAACATATTGTAGGTTTTCTTACGGATATTGATAGCAATGGACTAAAATTGACATTTGAAATGTTGAGCGGACAGAAAATGACGATTCCTTATGCAAGTAATCTGGCAGTAACGAATCTGAATGGTAGTAGCGGCCGAAATTCAATGCTTGTCGGAGCTCTATATGAACTAAAAGTAGATTCTAACAAAATCACGAAACTTACCGAGCAAGAAAGTCGTCGTAATAGCTATACAGGGGATTTAGTCTCAATTAATCCGTTTACGTCGGAAACGATGATTCGCCATAGTTTTCAAGAATCGAAAAACTTTATAATTCCTGAAGGCTTAAAGCCAACCTTTGAGATGAATGATTACATTCGGGTGACGGCGTATGGGAAATACATATTTGAATATGAAATTCTGCGGCCTGGATCTGATGAAGGTTATTTCGTGAAGTATGATAGCGACCGCAAAGAGATTTATCTTACTAACCGCCAAGGAAAAGAAGTGATTTACTCAGTAATCGATAACCCGCGCATTCAGGTTTCGCGAATTTCTCGTCCATTAATGAGTGATATTTATCAAGATGATTATGTGCGGTTGAGCTTTGACCGTTATGATCAGAACAATAATCGATTATTCGACGAAATTATTAACATTCAGGTGGTTGATCAATTAGCGGGCACGATTATATCAGCTGGATCTTCTGAAATTAGGTTCCGCGATCAATACGGGTTGACCCGTGAGATGAGGGTTGCGACTGCGGTGACATTGAATATAGTGAACGTTCGAAATGCCACTGTCTATGATTTGCGGCCCAATGATCAGGCTTCGTTTCGTATTCAGCAGGGGAGAATTCAACAGGTTAATGTGTACTCACGTACGGTTGATGAAGGAATCGTATTCGACATTCAAGATTTACCGAATGGAACGAAACAACTGGTTCTAGGAGAAAGTGCTTTATCCCAAAAGAAGTATGGGATAACCGCTCAAACGCGGGTAAGCTGGCATGATTTCCGAGACTTATCCTTACGAGAAGTAGGTACGGGGCAATATGTGCGTGTCTGGTACGATGGACCGAACGCCCTTGAAATTGAGATAATAGATTCGGGAATGGTGATTGGCCAGCTAGTAGCTCATAGCTATAATTCTATATGGTTGAAAGCGAGTGGCATCTCGAGAACTAGATTTATTATAGAACAGCAATTGACAAGCGGCCTAAATGCTCTTAAATATCAAACCGTTCAAATCGTATTCCGCAATGGAGTTGTGTACCGAATCGACCCTGTTCCGGTTGACAACCAAGAATATGTGGTCGTGGATTACAGCAGTAAGAAAGGCACAATATGGGTACGGGATTCAGAAGGTAAGCACAGGATCTATTGGTTGTCCGATGACAAAGTCTTGTTTGAAGGGGATGAGCGCTCTATAGAGTATGTTGGTCAGCAAGTAACACGCAAATCTAAAGTCAAGCTGCAAATTGTTAATGAAATCGTTGTTGCTATAAGGCCAGTGTAAGGTGGAGATATGCTCTCGAAGATAGTTGTAGGTAGTGATTAATAAGTTGGTATGTACCTAAGTTAGGAGGGTTTAATTGGAAACTCTAAGAAACGTAAGTTTAGCGGGGAGAAGTTATTCGAAACTTGGAATGGCCCTTGTTGTACTTGTAACTATATTAATTTCAAGTGTGTGGCTGGGCACGTACCACCATGTGAATGCACAGGCAATTGAAGTATACCTAGATGGTGATAGGATACAGTTAGACGTATCTCCAGTCAC
The nucleotide sequence above comes from Desulfuribacillus stibiiarsenatis. Encoded proteins:
- a CDS encoding S-layer homology domain-containing protein, producing MGLLKIHKVGLILLLALLFNGFTGAEVQASATVSELTVEQRLDIHFKDMQQAPWAESEIRKLTIRGVLGGFPDGTYRPNAPIKKVEAIVMAVRALGLEEDAKDFASRSDSLFYPLEGQGLEWARGYLRAAWSNGLITGYMQELSWYDPADRAWMAKLMVRTIRKEQQAIENRFPLYFQDRQKILPNQTGYINVVQMEGLMAGYPDNTFRPDATMTRAELAVLFDNYFEKYMNDYTLKKIQYATIEDFQHSSGDIIIRTMDKGLRKVKVNLKAPIFYESQNIQNSRPQKRSYSQLQKGQQISGLLYGEQLVFVTIQQEGLLDSFTAPTPDYSFTFEREQHIVGFLTDIDSNGLKLTFEMLSGQKMTIPYASNLAVTNLNGSSGRNSMLVGALYELKVDSNKITKLTEQESRRNSYTGDLVSINPFTSETMIRHSFQESKNFIIPEGLKPTFEMNDYIRVTAYGKYIFEYEILRPGSDEGYFVKYDSDRKEIYLTNRQGKEVIYSVIDNPRIQVSRISRPLMSDIYQDDYVRLSFDRYDQNNNRLFDEIINIQVVDQLAGTIISAGSSEIRFRDQYGLTREMRVATAVTLNIVNVRNATVYDLRPNDQASFRIQQGRIQQVNVYSRTVDEGIVFDIQDLPNGTKQLVLGESALSQKKYGITAQTRVSWHDFRDLSLREVGTGQYVRVWYDGPNALEIEIIDSGMVIGQLVAHSYNSIWLKASGISRTRFIIEQQLTSGLNALKYQTVQIVFRNGVVYRIDPVPVDNQEYVVVDYSSKKGTIWVRDSEGKHRIYWLSDDKVLFEGDERSIEYVGQQVTRKSKVKLQIVNEIVVAIRPV